The genomic region AAGGTGGGTGGCTCTCATCTCCTCACCTCGAATGTAACCATGTTCCGCTGTCAAGAGTCGAGGCGGGAAAAATCCATCTCTTCTTCACGCCTTTCTCTGTTTTCTCTGCAGGAGGTGTTGAACATACTAAAGGAGAGTAAGGCAGACATCTTTGTGGACCCTGTCCTCCACACGGCGTGCGCTCTGGACATCAAACACCACTGTGCTGCCATCCCGCCAGGACGAGGGCGCCGTGAGTAACGCACACGGTCAATTTGTATACACACCTCTGTCCCTCGTCTCTTACCGCTTCGGCCCTTTTTCCCTTTGTGTTGAGTGTTGTAACCCTGCTGGAGCTAGAAACAggagcatttcgctgcacctgcgatagCATCAGCACAATATGTGTACACAACCAATAAAGTTTGAGTACCTGACAGTGTGCGTTGGCTCCTCCTCAGAGATGTCCTGTCTGATGGAGGCCCTGCAGGACAAGAGGGTGCGTCTGCAGCCAGAGTGTAAGAAGAGACTGCAGGACCGCATCGACATGTGGAGCTACGCTGCCAAGGtgaacaagacacacacacacacacacacacaccccaccagcAACACGTCACTAGCTTGGCTAAGCACTCACATCCGAGTCCCTTCAAAACAAGTGAGTACCTGTCAGACATTACCATCATACTTTTTTTTAAGGCACTTACATCTGTTCGCCCTGTCCCCCCGGACACACCCGTTCACGTTTTCTAAAAATTCTTCAAAAACCTGTCACTAAAATTCACACTCCTACTCAATGAATGTAACTTCACACTGTTCAGTGTATAAATGAAGACTGCATATATAATGGCTGATTTCCTCATATTTGCGAAGGCCTACCTGAGATTTGGCTGCAGGAATGGCAGGAaggaatatacagttgaagtcgtaagtttacatacacgtaggtgggagtcattaaaactgtttttcaaccactccatttcttgctaacaaactatagttttggaaagtcagttaggacatctactttgtgcatgacagaagtaatttttccaacaactgtttacagacagattatttctcttataattcactgtatcacaattccagtgggtcagaagtttccatacactaagttgactgtgcctttttaaacagcttggaaaaatccagaaaattatgtcatgcctttagaagcttctgatgggctaattgacataatttgagtcaattggaggtgtacccgtggatgtatttcaaggcctaccttcagactctttgcttgacatcatgggaaaatcaaaagaaatcagccaagacctcagacaaaaaattgtggacctccacaagtctggttcatctttgggagcaatttccaaatgcctgatggTACCACCTTtctatctgtacaaacaatagtatgcaagtataaacatcatgggaccacgcagtcgtcataccgctcaggacggAGACGCgctttgtctcctagagatgaatgtactttgttgcgaaaagtgcaaatcaatcccagaacaacagcaaaaggaccttgtgaagatgctggaggaaacaggtacaaaagtatctatatccacagtaaaacgagtcctatatcgacataacctgaaaggccgctcagcaaggtagaagccactgctccaaaaccgccattaaaaaaagccagactacggtttacaactgcacatggggacaaagatcgtacttttttgagaaatgtcctctggtctgatgaaacaaaaatagaatcgttatgtttggaggaagaatgGGGAGACTttcaagccaaagaacaccatcccaaccgtgaagcacagtggtggcagcatcatgttgtgggggtgctttgctgcaagagggactggagggactggtgcacttcaaaaaatagatggcatcatgagaatggaaaattatgtggatattattttttttttaaataaaaaaatcaccttttatttaaccaggtaggcgagttcagaaacagtatatacagtgtgtgcaaatgaggtaggataagggaggtacatttatattgaatcaacatctcaagacatcagtcaggaagttaaagcttggttggaaatgggtcttccaaatggacaacaaccccaagcatacttccaaagttgtgacaaaatggcttaaagtcaaggtattggagtggccaacacaaagccctgacctcaatcctatagaaaatttgttgtcagaactgaaaaagtgtgtgtgtgtgtgcaaggaggccaacaaacctgactcagttacaccagctctgtcaggaggaatgggccaaatttcacccaacttattgtgggaagcttgtggaaggctacctgaaacatttacatttacattacatttaagtcatttagcagacgctcttatccagagcgacttacaaattggtgaattcaccttctgacatccagtggaacagccactttacaatagtgcatctaaatcattagggGGGGTGGTGAAGgctatcctatcctaggtattccttgaagaggtggggtttcatttggaaggtggtgattgactccaagATGAATAATTTAAAGgctatgctaccaaatactaattgagtgtatgtaaacttctcaccccctgggaatgtgatgaaagaaatataagcttaaataaataattctctctactattattctgacatctcacattcttaaaatagtggtgatcctaactgacctaaaacaggcaatttttactaggattcaatgtcaggaatggtgaaaaactgagttgaaatgtatttggctatggtgtatgtaaactcccaaCATACAACTGTACATCAGCGGAGGCTGCTGAAGGGATGATGGCTCATAATGATGGctagaatggcatcaaacacatagaaaccatgtcTTTGATagcattccgctccagccatgaccacgtgcccccccccccagttaaggtgccaccaacctgtgATAAACATGCACAATGACCTGAATGTCACTGCATGAAACTTTTTACTCTTCATTtaacggagacacacacactcccttcctCACAACACTCTCCGTCTCCCTGACTCTCATCAACACACACGCAAGCTGCATTTAAGTAGCACCAGATTTTTACATTAGGCCTATAGGAATCCTACCTTTTCAAGTACATCTCACAAGTAGCAGACCATTTTCCTTTCTTCCTGTGCCAGTCAAATGTGCCTTATCCTACTGTCAATTTACCAGGCTGTTAGCTGTCTCGGTAACGACTGAACAACACCAATAATTAGCGACTCAGGATTAGTTTAAAAACGGCCCCGCGACATGGTTTTTGAAATTTATATCAAATGTGCCCGAATCCAGATAGAAAGGAAAAAGGCACCTCTTTTTAACCGTTTCGACTAGAGACGAGACGTTTCCTCTTCTGTGAAGCTGCAGAGTTGAGACGGGACGTTTCCTCTGCTGTGAAGCTGCAGAGTTGAGACGGGACGTTTCCTCTGCTGTGAAGCTGCAGAGTTGAGACGGGACGTTTCCTCTGCTGTGAAGCTGCAGAGTTGAGACGGGACGTTTCCTCTGCTGTGAAGCTGCAGAGTTGAGACGGGACGTTTCCTCTGCTGTGAAGCTGCAGAGTTGCTGTGAAGCTGCAGAGTTGACGTTTCCTCTGCTGTGAAGCTGCAGAGTTGAGAAGCTGCAGAGTTGAGACGTTTCCTCCGCTGTGAAGCTGCAGAGTTGAGACGGGACGTTTCCTCTGCTGTGAAGCTGCAGAGTTGAGACGGGACGTTTCCTCCGCTGTGAAGCTGCAGAGTTGAGACGGGACGTTTCCTCTGCTGTGAAGCTGCAGAGTTGAGACGAGACGTTTCCTCTGCTGTGAAGCTGCAGAGTTGAGACGAGACGTTTCCTCTGCTGTGAAGCTGCAGAGTTGAGACGGGACGTTTCCTCTGCTGTGAAGCTGCAGAGTTGAGACGGGACGTTTCCTCTGCTGTGAAGCTGCAGAGTTGAGACGGGACGTTTCCTCTGCTGTGAAGCTGCAGAGTTGAACACGTGAGCGGAGTTGAGCGGTTGGAAATCTAACTAACACCCATCTATTTGTGTGACTACCTGGACCTACCAATTGGtttgaagtattgaaaccaaaccatatgcACTTGAATTATAAGTATTTGAATAAACATGAAAAGGTGAATGTAAGAAGCAAACATCATTTCAGATAGGCTACATTTCATTTAAGCAGCATATaacactctaaataggtcaggagacagacagggagcctaagaaggaacaaaaaatgtattatttaggctatattacttcaaggctatagcctacaaagaaatGCATTTGTGAGTGTGACCCAATAGGCTGGTAGGGATATAAAGCGCTCAGCATTTAAATAACATTTAGTTGGCTTCAGTCTCATGCGATGGTGCCTGGACAGCCGGCCAGCAGCGGAGAATATCCTCTCCTTacttgcagagccactggggatgcaGAACACCCGTTTGGCCactcttgccaggctgggcagagagagagttgttttcattttttttctgtaGGTAGGCCCAAAGGATTTTAGGCAATGACACACTTAGTTATCTACCCACCTCGTTCCTTTCATTTAGCATGTGCACATAGTAAGTacacatcatgctttgggggATAGGTGTattttcagattccacaatgattctttagttgtgAGCAATACATCACTGcactcccctctctcgctcttggtcctcatctttgtaagtcacaTTGATTTAGCACCTGTGTGGTCTATCAGTTTCTTTGTGAGATGTGTTTACaaactccatgacagtagctaaagcaagggtCTATAGCAacacacaagtagactacaaatgcatgctgggccgGGCATGCCCTGAGCTCCTGAAGTGAGTTCTACTGGAGGCCGACACTCCATCCTTTTGGGAATCTCGCTGCGTGCTCCAGGGAGAAAATGGGCGCGTTCTGCTCCAACTTCGCTCTGCTCACAGACTATAGTCTGTGCTCTTGGTTATAACAGGCGAGGAAATAACCATGTATCCACATTGCTCGCTTTGCACGCTGCTCCAATGTAACACACGTACAAATCTAACAGAAGAGTCGTCTGGGTCTGCATCCCCGCTCACCATCGCGGCTAAATGATTTTTAACAAAACTGATGGAGGAATAGATGAGCATGAAGAGCAGGCTGAGAGAAGCgggtgagggctggtaggggatgcagagagaagcaggtgagtgagggctggtaggggatgcagagagaagcaggtgagtgagggctggttggggatgctgagagaagcaggtgagtgagggctggtaggggatgcagagagaagcagttgagtgagggctggtaggggatgctgagtGAAGCGGGTGAGGGCTGGTTGGGGATGCTGAGTGAAGCAGGTGAGGGCTGGTTGGGGATGCTGAGTGAAGcgggtgagtgagggctggttggggatgcagagagaagcaggtgagtgagggctggttggggatgcagagagaagcaggtgagtgagggctggttgGGGATGCAGAGAGAAGCGGGTGAGGGCTGGTTGGGGAGGCTGAGTGAAGCGGGTGAGGGCTGGTTGGGGATGCTGAGTGAAGCAGGTGAGGGCTGGTTGGGGATGCTGAGTGAAGCAGGTGAGGGCTGGTTGGGGATGCTGAGTGAAGcgggtgagtgagggctggttggggatgcagagagaagcaggtgagtgagggctggttggggatgcagagagaagcaggtgagtgagggctggttgGGGATGCAGAGAGAAGCGGGTGAGGGCTGGTTGGGGAGGCTGAGTGAAGCGGGTGAGGGCTGGTTGGGGATGCTGAgtgaagcaggtgagtgagggctggttggggatgcagagagaagcaggtgagtgagggctggttggggatgcagagagaagcaggtgagtgagggctggttgGGGATGCTGAgtgaagcaggtgagtgagggctggtaggggatgcagagagaagcaggtgagtgagggctggtaggggatgcagagagaagcagttgagtgagggctggtaggggatgcagagagaagcaggtgaggtGAAGACTGGTAGGGgatgcagagagaagcaggtgaggtGAGGACTGGTAGGGgatgcagagagaagcaggtgagtgagggctggtaggggatgcagagagaagcaggtgagtgagggctggtaggggatgcagagagaagcaggtgaggtGAGGACTGGTAGGGgatgcagagagaagcaggtgagtgagggctggtaggggatgcagagagaagcaggtgagtgaggactGGTAGGGgatgcagagagaagcaggtgagtgagggctggtaggggatgcaGCTGGCTGATTTACAGCTGCCCCACGTGATATGCGCATGAAAGTAAAAGGGATGTTATTAGAGCTGTGCATACTGGAAACTAGTTgctttatacacattttacaacAGGTGCCAGCAGGGTCTTTAGATCGGTAGGGCTGAAAAAGTCTTTATCATATGAAACAGTACTACGGTATTTAAAAATGTTGGTATCATGAAGTTTTTGTATGGGGATATTACACCCACACCtgctcccctctgtccctcccaggTGGCCCCGGCCGAAGGATTCTCAGACCTGGCCATGCAGGTGATGACCTCACCCTCCAAGAACTACATCCTGGCTATGATTGGCCTGGGCGTGTGCGTTCTCTTTCTGTTCGGCCTGCTGTGCGGCCGCATCACCAAGCGAGTAATGCAGGAGCAGAAGAACAGGTAGAGAGGGGGGCCTCAGAGGGTCCCAACAGCAAAAAAATACCTGGACAGGGCCCTCCCTCAGCATAGCCCCAACTGCCCCCACCTCAGCCTGACTCCATGTACAAACCATCTTCCCctactttctctccccctcttttaccCCCCAAGCCTCCACGTCACTCCCTGAGACTGGGCTCTATGGGGGAGCCATTTAAGCTTCCCTGTCATCATCGCTATGTCGTCGGAGGGCCACTTTGGGGCCTGGCCTACATTACCCAAACTCCCCTATGGTGGTTGGTCTCTCAGTTTCACTGGTGTGAGAGCCCACATGCCCCAACTGTGAGACCGACACATAACCCCTCCAACCCCACTCCAGTGTCTGACTGATGAAAGCCAAGTCTTCACGTTATGTTCTACAGGAGACATCTAGAAGGACGATGCCGCCACCTTTTAGTCCTCTATTGCTCCACTGCTAACCAGCTAACGCTAACAGACCTGTACCGCCGGGGTAGGCCAGCCTGCAAGGCCATAAGCATTATTTATTGATTTGGATTCTGCTTTTGGTTTCTTTTgcagtgttttgttttttttctgccTCATTTAGGTGcaatatttatttttcttttaagaAATGTTGCATTTGTGGGGGGTTGGTGGGTCAGAAGGGGAGGTGGGTTCTCAGTAAGCATGAAGAGTTATTATGTGAGAAAGAGCCTCTCCTTCCTTACGGCCTGCCTGGGAGGCTTTCAATGATTTCAGTACTGATActatttgcgtgtgtgtgtgtgtgtgtgtgtgtgtgtgtgtgttgtctgaagGTCTGACAGTTGTGAAAGAGGAGTAATAACGCTGTTTTTCTATGATATTTTTGTTCTTCTGAGAGGACGAGGTGGTTGACAGACTTCAGGTTGCCGATGGGTATTAGAGTCACTGATTTGCCATGGGACTGCCAGGTGTGGCGTTGAACTGTCCTCCACTGACTGAGCCTCATGGGAGAGGAGTCCTGTAGcctacagtgtgttatatcagtCTTACACTCCTTAAAGCTGATAATAATTATATTGATTACTCTATTTGTGATTATGCTGATAGACCTGGCAGTGTATCATAGATGGCTCCAGTGGCAAAGGATGGATGCCTGCTTAGATAGGACAGTCTGAAGCGGTACTCCAGGCCACGCCATGCTCGGCCCGTGGTAGGGGTTAGCATGATGCTAACTTAGTGGGTGGAAATGGTAGAGAAGCGTTCTGCATCAAACAGACTGGCGTCCACACACATTTCTCTCTAGGTACTCCGTTagcagggagcgtttgacagagaGCTGGGTCTAATTTGTCCTGAGTGGACACAACACTGACGGATGCAGAAAGATAAGTCTCCCTTTGAAAACTGTCTTCTAACAAGTGTCTCATCTGGTTTTCAAGTAGTGAAACCTGTAGGGTAGCAGGTTTAAACCATTGGGTATTGGTATTGAAGAATGGTTGGTGGTACAAAGGGCCAAGAAGAATGggtagagaagaagaaaaaaatagaaaatatacaATACAGATTAATGCTGAGAGATGTGAAGATTTTGTTTGAAAGGATACTGGAACCGTTGCACATTTTTCTgttattctatatatatatatatatataccaatacccatatatatatttatatatattgatATTGTTTGCTCATAGCCTTATTTATTTGTTTACTAATGGTCAAAGTTGGTGAGTCCTTTTTTGATTTGATTGTTCTCTTGTTGCCTTTTTCTTCATTGCCTGTGAAGTACCCTGTTGTTAGACCAGGTTAAGAGTAGCCACAGCCTTTCACCTTACCTTTTGAGCGAAGCCTGGTAGCTGAGGCTCGGTTAAGGGAAGCGGGTGGTGCTGGGGACGAGTTTGGGGGAGGGGCTGGATGTTGTCACTCCAGGAGCGTCTTGGCTCGGTTTTAGTTACTGAACTCTAAAGTACTTGTTCAGGTGGGATCTAAACTTTAACCAATACAAACAGAGGAAAGCCCTCTCAAGGAGGAGTTCAAACGCGTTCTCAAGATGATTGAACAATCGATTTTCTCAAAACAAACTGTCATGCCATGTAAATTAGTCTGTAGAGTTTTCCCCTCATTGCTACTATGTCATTGCCTTGTTCTTGCATTGGTGTGAGCTGTGAGCGCTTCCCTCCTTGCTTGTAAAAACAATTGATAAATGTAATTTAAATGGCCTCCGCTGTAACCATGCAAAAGATAGATTTGTCAATGTGTGCCTACTCTAAAAATCCCAGATGGGGATCCCCCACatacattaatatatatatatctcacacacacacacacacacacacacacacacacacacacacacacacacacacacacacacacacacacacacacactagaagcCGCTAGCCTACTCCTAACTCCCCTTCAAACTGAGCAGAGGTGTGTGTACATGCGCCCCTCAAAGCTGTCACACCCCAGACTTGGGAAAGGGAAACACTCCAACAAAGACACCTAGTTTGGGAGAACTCGTTGCAATtgttctttttattttattttataccaGCGCTCCTGTCTTGTGCTACCAAGACAGCATTGTATTCTGTTGAGTAGTTCAATctatcaatacttactgttaatTTAGTCTGTCAAAAGCTTTCATCCAGtccaaattaaattactataacAATGACTATAACATATGATTAAGATTATGATGAAAAATatgttttgtaattatgttcttgTGTATAAATGTATGGAGGTCCTTTTGCTTTCATCTCTGATTATACCATGTCACAGAATAACAGTGCATTTCCCTGGTTTTAAGTTCTGTCCTATACCGATGAAGTTGGACAATTTGTTAATAAAGTCTGCCGGTTTTTATAATGTTGTCCACTGTTTTGTGCACAGGActgacaggagtcaggacaggagggaggttATAGGGTTGGCCAGTCTCCCAGAAGAACACTAACCTACATTACCACTCCGATTAGGCTCCAAACAAGGAAGGATCTGTGTTCATTCCAGCCCTTCGCACACAAATCCTCTAGTCTATGGCTACGAGTAGCCAGGGTTGATAAACAATTCTGAAGCACACCCAGTGCTCTGTGGGCCTGGCTATACTAGACTTGGCCATTCAAGGTAGCGAACTACATTCAGGATGAATACTCATATGCCAGAGGCGGTCTCAGGCCATGAGGCGgctaggtagactagtggttaggattattgggccagtaaccaaaacaTTGCTGCTTcgaataagagcgtctgctgaattgctcaaatgtttaaatatgattAGGGAATTACATGTCTGTAGGGAACACGCTTCTTTGCTTTGTGCTCTACTCGTCTGCTTGCATGTGGTTAACCCTTCATGTGTCCAACCTCAACCTGTTCCAGTAGTCCGAGTTGGATAATACAGCTCCCAATAAAATCATTTCTACAAAGAAGGGCTTTATGCAGAGTACACAGACATAAATGATGTCCCATTCCCCATGTATACTAGCCTCGTGACCATCTGAAGTACTGACCTGTGACATtctggatatgtgtgtgtgtgtgtgtgtgtgtgtgtgtgtgtacacgcatGTAGGAGTTATTTCCAGCTGCTTCCAGTCATGgtcagatggatggatagatgacCGTGTGGAGGCCAGAGACTGGGACCGATCCTGTGTTTGCTGTCTGACACTGGAGTGTTACATTTTTTCCAGCCTAGTTCAAAACCTCCCCACTCTGCCTTCCTCTGCATACATGGCTGGATGGATAGGTAGTTTACACTGTAAGGATCAGGTGCACCGTATAGGACTTTTTTTAGATAGTTTGAGTGTTCTTTGGATGGTGGATGGAGACATTTGCTAGTTGCTGGGAGTTAAGAAAGGGGCTGGTCCTGGTTATCATCTGCAATGTGATGGGATGGTGGAACGTTTTAATTGAACGCTCATCGATCAGCTGGCCAAGACCGCCCCAATACCCTTGTGAGTGGGACAAGTGTCATCCATGTAGCCCTGGCATACAATATGATGTTTGATTACATGCACAGTGAAGCATTACATGCTCTATTGGTAAATGGATCCATTTTTATTCTATGAACTATTCAGGAAATATCCGATAAATCAAAATGGTAACAAGTGAGAAATGAAGAAAGGTACAGTACATATAGATTGAAGAGGACCTGCAATCACAAATACCTTACACAAAACCGAACATGTACAAAATAATTAATATAGACGTATACCACTAAAATACTGAAATTCTTAAAACATTTCTCATGTATATGCATTATAGCTGATGTGGTGGTTTGCCTTTGATATTAGAGCTACAGATTCCATAGCCCAAAGAAACACATTGTATTCCCCACTGAAATTAAACACACCGAACCATTCTGGTTTACTCATACAAATACCTCAAATTCTCCAAGGTGATAACAAGAGGGCAGCCTAAAGCCTGAGGAATGTTTATAAACCACTATTTACATTACTATGATCCCTCTACCGACAGACAAAGGGAGAAAACACATCCACATTAACAGTATGGCTGGTTCAGGGCTTCCTGTAAAGGACAGCAAAACCCCACACCCATCTACACAGAGGCCTCCCCTTCGCCATTACCCACAATGCTCTCCCAGTGGTTCGATTTGCTCCTCCAGTTCCACACCTGACAGTGCTCTCTCAtcacccactcctcctcccttcttcctttCCATCACTCTAGAAACTGTAGGGGGAGACGAAAAGGGTGACCTTGGTGAGGTAGCGTCCCAGCAGGGCTTGTCTCTCCAGCTCGCTCATCTCTACCTCTGCCTCCAGTGTAGCTGGGCCCTGCACAGGGCTCACCAGGAGCAGGGTGCCCGTCTGCCTGCCAGAGCGCTGCATGCTAAAGTGGCTGAGGCCGCGACTCCCCAGCAGGCCGAAGCGCAGCGTGTCACCCAGCACACGGGCCGCAGACACCCGGAAGAGCACCCTTGGTGCGGACATGTTGGAGACCACGGGCATGAAGTGGAAGGAGACGGAGTTGGGAGCCTGGGTGCAGGCCTTGTCCCCCACCACACACGGGTTCCTCTCACACCGcctgggacagaggaagaggagggttcttCTTGTTTCATCCAGTAAATATAACTGAGAAATACATACAAACTCACCTTCTCAAACCATTGTAATaattcttttttttctattgtataTCTGTCTTAATTGTAGTAGTTATTTGTATGAGCAATAAAAAAGGAATTGTCTAGAGCAAGGGGTAATTTGGGTGAATGAGGTTGTGAGCCAAATGATGGGTGGAGCTGCACTGTGGTGACAATGAAATGAAAATGTTTTTCTCTCCACAGAAACAGCTTAATGGTATGTTTGTTTTAAAATGATTGAGAGTGTAGGGGAATCTCCTCCATCGAACCAGTGCAGTCTCTTAGTGCAAAAACCATAACATGATTTGGTTAAAACAGAAAGCATAGTGACACCAGATCGGATAGAAGTGGTGTTTTTGTTACAGCTGTTACTCACATGGGAGAGGTCTTGATGTACGTGGCGTTTGTGATGCGAGGACACTCCACTTGCACACACTGGAACCCCCCGTACGtattcacacacacctggtccagGGTGCAGTTGTGAAGTCTGCTCTCACACTCGTCAATATCTATCCAGAGGTGGAGGGGGGGAGAAAAGAAACACAAGTAACCAAGACTGGTCCCCACTAAGCCCACGTCACATCTCCAAAGCTTCAGTTTTACTGGAAAGACATTGTCATGCAATGCAGAGTTACCAGTAGTACCCATTGCAGTTACGAAGCAACAAAGGCCATGGACACTAGTAGAGCTCAATATCAGAGGTGGTATCAAAATACAATCTCCCTGTAACAACCACTGGCTAAGGCCAGGGTACTGTGGTAGCGCTTATTGGTGGAATGGTCTGGTCTGTGGTCCTGACCTTTGCAGCTGCGGTTGTCTCTGGCCAGGTTGTAGCCGCTAGGGCACACACAGTGGTAGCTGCCAGGGGTGTTGATACAGGTGTGCATACACAGTCGCCCAGGCTGTGCCAGCGGAAACAGCTGACACTCATCCATGTCTGAAACACAGTTCCTCAATATATCACTGATAtacagtgaacaaaaatataaacacagcatgtaaagtgttggtttcatgagctgaaataaaagatctctgAAATGTTCCATGcgcacaaaaaaaatgtatttctctcaaatgttgtgcacaaattagtttacgTCACTGTTAAaaagcatttcttctttgccaagataatccatccacctgacaggtgtggcatatcacaaagctgattaaacagcataatcattacacaggtgcaccttgtgctgggggacaataaaaggccactaatttgtgcagttttgtcacacaacataatgccacagatgtttcaagtttcgagggagcgtgcaataggcatgctgactgcaggaatgtccaccagagctgttgccagagaatgtaatgttaatttctctaccaaaagccaccttcaacgttgttttagagaatttggcatgtAGTCCAACCGGcc from Oncorhynchus masou masou isolate Uvic2021 chromosome 22, UVic_Omas_1.1, whole genome shotgun sequence harbors:
- the LOC135508741 gene encoding fibulin-7-like — its product is MMMNQFSVVMVILGLHHLYIAHGQDCASRQEMQSSLRQVEKLLSAQEASYQQSLRSLRKRLNALMNSSTVKLTTKAHNATCPKPESLAYGRRLGRVFGVAHEVHFVCKAGYELLGPQTRVCLASLKWSGQQPTCRVLNTVSNIPAALPTPSYFSSSPSPSSSSISTSSPSSAPFSAFVRPSRCTQFQGSSHCICDAGFTISGRDSDICTDMDECQLFPLAQPGRLCMHTCINTPGSYHCVCPSGYNLARDNRSCKDIDECESRLHNCTLDQVCVNTYGGFQCVQVECPRITNATYIKTSPMRCERNPCVVGDKACTQAPNSVSFHFMPVVSNMSAPRVLFRVSAARVLGDTLRFGLLGSRGLSHFSMQRSGRQTGTLLLVSPVQGPATLEAEVEMSELERQALLGRYLTKVTLFVSPYSF